A genomic window from Algoriphagus sp. Y33 includes:
- a CDS encoding Fur family transcriptional regulator, giving the protein MIKELEDKLKQKDIRPTAMRLLVLEALAGQETAISLSDLEKAFEKSDRVTLFRTLKTFQENGLVHSIDDGTGAPKYALCEEGCECNIERDLHVHFHCRVCSETFCLPKYKIPEIELPSMFKGEEANLVVKGICGKCAG; this is encoded by the coding sequence ATGATCAAAGAACTCGAAGATAAACTCAAGCAGAAAGACATCCGACCAACAGCCATGAGGCTGTTGGTGTTGGAAGCACTGGCAGGTCAAGAGACGGCCATCAGCCTTTCCGACTTGGAAAAGGCCTTTGAAAAGTCAGACCGGGTGACACTATTCCGCACCCTGAAAACCTTTCAGGAAAATGGACTTGTGCACAGTATCGATGACGGTACTGGAGCGCCTAAATACGCCCTATGCGAAGAGGGATGCGAGTGTAATATCGAAAGGGACCTGCATGTGCATTTTCATTGTCGGGTGTGTAGCGAAACCTTCTGTTTGCCCAAGTATAAAATCCCGGAAATTGAACTGCCAAGCATGTTCAAAGGAGAAGAAGCCAACTTAGTAGTTAAGGGGATTTGCGGGAAATGTGCAGGATGA
- a CDS encoding CusA/CzcA family heavy metal efflux RND transporter, translating into MLDKIIQFSVKNKLIIGLLTLGLIIWGGYSLTKLPIDAVPDITNNQVQVITTSPSLAAEEVERLITFPIEITMATIPELDEIRSFSRFGLSVVTIVFKEDVDVYWARQQVSERLTDVQAQIPLGIGQPGMAPITTGLGEIYQYVVGTEPGYEDQYDARELRTIQDWIVRRQLLGTPGVADVSSFGGYLKQYEIAIDPDRLKAMNVSITDIFQTLEENNENTGGAYIEKNLSAYFIRSEGLVGDLDDIRNMLIKNNENGIPVLIKDVAKVQLGSAVRYGATTRNGEGEVVSAIVMMLKGENSAEVIENVKSRIAEIRKTLPEGVTIEPFLDRTKLVDTAIGTVSKNLAEGALIVIFVLLLLLGNLRAGLIVASVIPLALIFAFGMMNLFGVSGNLMSLGAIDFGLIVDGAVIIVEATLHHLGLLKLGRKLTQKEMDMEVYQSASKIRNSAAFGEIIILIVYLPILALVGVEGKMFGPMAQTVSFAILGAFILSLTYVPMMSALVLSKKTEYKPNISDKIMGFFHRLYDPAIRWAMHKRPLMLGFALGLFGVSLWVFSNMGGEFVPTLEEGDFAVETRVMTGSSLQNTINATTQAEKILLEQFPEVTQVVSKIGAGEIPTDPMPVEAADLMIILKDKEEWVTASNREELANEMAEALEVIPGVTFGFQQPIQMRFNELMTGVRQDVAVKIYGEDLNELSEYAQQIGQLASSVEGAVDLYIEEVTGIPQIVINYKRDQLAKYGLSIRDVNRSVQAAFAGASAGLVYENERRFDLVVRLDKTNREDVESVRNLYIARKDGHQIPLHQVAEVEIKEGPYQIQRDDTRRRIIVAFNVRNRDVESIVTELRQKIDESVVFAPGYTVTYGGQFENLVEARERLAFAVPLALLLIFVLLYFTFGSIKQGLLIFTAIPLSAIGGIFALWLRDMPFSISAGVGFIALFGVAVLNGIVLISEFNHLKKEGVTDIFERIYKGTSIRLRPVIMTASVASLGFLPMALSQSGGAEVQRPLATVVIGGLITATFLTLVVLPILYYYFERGIKVKPRAVAPLLITGLFFFQFTEVKAQEPPVNYHTLDEAVQVAIQNNPNLKAADLQTQQERALKGASWNLSKTSFSLTHGQYNSVYNNDNQFNISQSIAFPTVYANQSKLAKARIEASEWRKNATQNELVQQVKTTWYFLWLEKSKRQLLLEQDSIYQRFVRAANLRYETGESNLLEKATAESQVAEIKAMLQQSLSDIEIYQTQLQTLLNVESPVDITVGNLEARESSALIDTQGIANNPTLAWFRQQMEVAETEKSVEKSRLLPDLTVGYFNQSLNGPNQDLDGNPVTFTPSDRFTGFQVGVGIPLFGAKAQGSVIKAAELRKQESEARLQAITNELQGRFRSLVQQYQKFQTSLDYYEQNALPQAELILNQAQRGFERGEIGYVEYIQGLNRALTVRFNYLDILNQYNQTIIQIEFISGIQ; encoded by the coding sequence ATGCTGGATAAAATCATTCAATTTTCAGTCAAGAACAAACTGATCATTGGCCTGCTTACGCTGGGCCTGATCATTTGGGGGGGCTATTCACTGACGAAGCTTCCCATTGATGCCGTACCGGATATTACCAATAACCAGGTGCAGGTCATCACTACTTCTCCCTCACTGGCTGCCGAGGAGGTAGAACGTTTAATTACATTCCCCATCGAGATTACGATGGCCACCATTCCCGAACTGGACGAGATTCGTTCCTTTTCCCGCTTCGGACTGTCAGTAGTGACCATTGTGTTTAAAGAAGATGTGGACGTGTATTGGGCTCGTCAGCAGGTAAGCGAACGCCTGACTGATGTACAAGCTCAAATCCCACTAGGAATAGGTCAGCCGGGCATGGCGCCCATCACTACCGGACTTGGAGAAATCTACCAATATGTAGTGGGAACAGAGCCGGGTTATGAAGATCAATATGACGCCCGTGAACTGCGTACGATCCAGGACTGGATTGTGCGCAGACAACTCCTCGGCACTCCGGGAGTAGCCGATGTAAGTAGTTTTGGAGGCTACCTCAAACAATATGAAATTGCCATTGATCCCGACAGGCTCAAGGCCATGAATGTTTCCATTACCGATATTTTTCAGACACTGGAAGAGAACAATGAAAATACCGGAGGCGCATACATCGAGAAAAACCTGAGTGCCTATTTCATTCGAAGCGAGGGATTGGTGGGTGACCTGGACGACATCCGAAACATGCTGATCAAGAACAACGAGAATGGGATTCCTGTCCTTATAAAAGATGTCGCCAAGGTGCAATTGGGGAGTGCTGTAAGGTATGGAGCCACTACCCGCAATGGTGAGGGCGAAGTGGTGAGTGCCATTGTGATGATGCTAAAGGGAGAAAATTCAGCGGAAGTCATTGAAAATGTAAAAAGCCGGATTGCCGAAATCCGCAAAACTTTACCTGAAGGCGTGACCATCGAACCCTTTCTGGACCGCACCAAACTAGTCGATACCGCCATTGGCACAGTTTCCAAAAACCTGGCAGAAGGCGCGCTGATCGTAATCTTTGTCCTCTTACTGTTGCTGGGAAATCTTCGGGCTGGCCTGATCGTAGCCTCTGTAATTCCCCTTGCGCTCATCTTCGCCTTTGGCATGATGAACCTCTTTGGTGTTTCGGGTAACCTCATGAGCCTGGGAGCGATTGACTTTGGGCTAATCGTAGATGGAGCGGTAATCATTGTGGAGGCCACCTTGCACCATCTGGGCTTGTTGAAACTGGGCAGGAAACTTACCCAGAAGGAAATGGATATGGAAGTGTATCAATCTGCCAGTAAGATCAGGAATTCAGCCGCTTTTGGGGAGATCATCATCCTTATTGTGTACCTGCCTATTCTGGCACTCGTGGGTGTAGAGGGAAAAATGTTTGGCCCAATGGCACAAACGGTGAGCTTTGCCATTCTTGGGGCTTTTATTCTTTCACTCACTTATGTGCCCATGATGTCGGCACTTGTACTGAGCAAAAAGACGGAATACAAGCCCAATATTTCAGACAAGATCATGGGCTTCTTCCACCGCTTGTATGATCCGGCCATTCGTTGGGCTATGCATAAACGACCATTGATGTTAGGTTTTGCATTGGGATTATTTGGGGTATCGCTTTGGGTATTTTCCAATATGGGCGGTGAATTTGTGCCTACCCTGGAAGAAGGCGACTTTGCTGTGGAGACCCGGGTAATGACAGGTAGTTCATTGCAAAACACAATCAATGCCACAACTCAGGCAGAAAAAATCTTATTGGAACAATTTCCTGAGGTTACACAAGTAGTTTCAAAAATCGGAGCAGGTGAAATACCCACTGATCCTATGCCTGTAGAAGCCGCAGATTTGATGATCATTCTTAAGGATAAGGAGGAATGGGTAACTGCAAGCAACCGGGAAGAGCTGGCCAATGAAATGGCCGAAGCTTTGGAAGTGATACCTGGAGTGACCTTCGGTTTCCAGCAGCCAATTCAAATGCGTTTCAATGAGCTGATGACCGGGGTTCGTCAGGATGTGGCCGTAAAAATTTACGGAGAAGACCTCAACGAGCTTTCTGAATATGCCCAACAGATTGGTCAGCTTGCTTCGTCTGTAGAAGGTGCAGTAGACCTGTACATAGAGGAGGTCACGGGTATTCCGCAAATCGTCATTAACTACAAGAGAGACCAGCTGGCCAAGTATGGCCTGAGCATCCGGGATGTAAACCGATCGGTACAGGCAGCCTTTGCCGGGGCTTCCGCAGGATTGGTGTATGAAAATGAAAGACGTTTTGACCTTGTGGTCAGGCTGGATAAGACCAACCGGGAGGATGTGGAATCAGTTCGCAACCTCTACATCGCCCGCAAAGATGGACACCAGATTCCGCTGCATCAGGTGGCAGAAGTGGAAATCAAAGAAGGGCCCTACCAAATCCAGCGGGACGACACCCGCAGACGAATTATTGTAGCTTTCAATGTACGTAATCGTGACGTAGAAAGCATTGTGACGGAACTTCGGCAAAAAATTGATGAATCCGTAGTGTTCGCTCCGGGCTACACGGTTACCTACGGAGGTCAGTTTGAAAACCTCGTGGAAGCCCGTGAACGCCTTGCTTTTGCCGTGCCTCTGGCCTTGTTACTGATTTTCGTTTTGCTCTATTTCACTTTTGGTTCCATCAAACAGGGCCTCCTCATTTTTACAGCCATCCCACTTTCTGCCATCGGGGGCATCTTCGCCTTATGGCTAAGGGATATGCCTTTCAGTATATCGGCAGGCGTTGGCTTCATTGCCTTATTTGGGGTGGCCGTACTGAATGGAATCGTACTGATCAGCGAGTTCAACCACCTGAAAAAAGAAGGGGTCACAGATATTTTCGAGCGGATTTACAAAGGGACAAGCATACGTCTGCGACCAGTGATCATGACGGCTTCCGTAGCTTCCCTGGGCTTTTTGCCTATGGCGCTTTCCCAATCAGGGGGTGCGGAAGTTCAACGTCCATTGGCCACTGTGGTTATTGGCGGCTTAATTACAGCAACCTTCTTAACGCTTGTGGTGCTGCCCATCCTTTACTACTATTTTGAAAGAGGAATAAAAGTAAAACCGCGAGCAGTAGCACCTTTGTTGATCACCGGTCTGTTTTTCTTCCAGTTTACGGAAGTAAAGGCGCAGGAACCACCGGTTAACTACCACACGTTGGATGAGGCAGTTCAGGTAGCAATTCAAAATAACCCTAACCTGAAAGCAGCAGACCTGCAAACCCAGCAGGAACGGGCGTTAAAAGGGGCAAGTTGGAACCTGTCTAAGACCAGTTTCAGCCTTACGCACGGGCAGTACAACAGTGTTTACAATAATGATAACCAGTTCAATATTTCACAATCCATAGCCTTTCCAACGGTTTATGCCAACCAAAGCAAGTTGGCCAAAGCGAGAATAGAAGCCAGTGAGTGGCGAAAAAACGCCACCCAAAATGAACTGGTGCAGCAGGTAAAAACAACCTGGTATTTCCTCTGGCTGGAGAAAAGCAAAAGACAATTGTTGCTGGAGCAGGACAGCATTTACCAGCGCTTCGTAAGGGCTGCCAACCTTCGCTACGAAACAGGGGAAAGCAACCTGCTTGAAAAGGCCACAGCCGAATCGCAGGTCGCTGAGATCAAGGCCATGCTGCAACAAAGCTTGTCTGATATCGAGATTTACCAGACGCAGTTACAAACCTTACTCAATGTAGAAAGTCCGGTGGACATCACGGTTGGCAATCTGGAAGCAAGAGAAAGTAGTGCACTAATCGATACGCAGGGCATTGCCAATAACCCTACCCTGGCATGGTTCCGCCAACAAATGGAGGTGGCCGAAACGGAAAAATCAGTAGAAAAGTCTCGACTACTGCCAGACCTGACAGTGGGTTATTTTAACCAGTCACTCAATGGGCCGAATCAAGACCTGGATGGCAATCCGGTCACATTCACACCCAGCGACCGTTTTACCGGTTTTCAGGTGGGTGTGGGCATTCCCCTTTTTGGAGCAAAAGCACAAGGGTCGGTCATCAAAGCTGCTGAACTCAGGAAACAGGAAAGTGAAGCACGGCTGCAAGCTATAACAAATGAACTGCAAGGCAGATTCAGGTCGCTCGTTCAGCAGTACCAAAAATTTCAAACCAGTCTCGATTACTATGAGCAAAACGCCCTGCCTCAGGCAGAGCTAATTCTCAACCAAGCTCAAAGAGGTTTTGAAAGAGGGGAAATTGGTTATGTGGAATACATACAGGGACTCAACCGGGCTTTAACCGTTCGGTTCAACTACCTGGACATCCTCAACCAATACAACCAAACCATCATTCAGATCGAGTTCATCTCAGGCATTCAATAA
- a CDS encoding di-heme oxidoredictase family protein: MKSFILIFIFCAVLGCEKIIPEPPAENEILDGPLQGLNTAEQAQFLAGDVAFNDEVFSTSSGLGPTFVATSCGSCHAGDGKGHPFTTLTRFGQTLPNVPPNLSIGGPQLQNRAIPGYTPEKLPEGVPYMKMTPPAVTGLGLLSALTDQQILAYADPDDLDGDGISGVPNYVNPPDYFVPKWFHREVNGRYIGRFGKKAAAIDLQQQTVTAYNQDMGITSTFEPVDPFSGFTVDPEVSDQTIRDVVFYLRTLKAPIQRSRENQQVIRGKALFNQIQCGACHIPQWTTPSSDIASISNKTFYPYTDLLLHDMGAGLDDGVTEGSAETYEWRTPSLWGLGLSPVSQGGSYFLMHDGRAGSIEEAILMHGGEALNSKVQYEALMPVEQQALIKFLESL, from the coding sequence ATGAAGAGTTTTATTTTGATATTTATTTTCTGTGCGGTTTTAGGCTGTGAGAAAATCATACCCGAGCCACCAGCAGAAAACGAAATTCTGGACGGCCCTTTGCAAGGGTTGAATACAGCAGAGCAGGCTCAATTTCTGGCCGGGGATGTGGCTTTTAATGATGAGGTATTTTCCACTAGCTCTGGTCTGGGGCCAACATTTGTGGCTACTTCCTGCGGAAGCTGCCATGCAGGGGATGGAAAAGGACATCCCTTTACCACGTTGACACGTTTTGGCCAGACTTTGCCCAATGTCCCTCCCAATTTGTCAATTGGTGGCCCTCAGCTACAAAACAGGGCGATACCAGGATACACTCCTGAAAAACTTCCAGAAGGTGTCCCCTATATGAAGATGACACCTCCGGCTGTAACCGGGTTGGGTTTGCTGTCAGCCCTTACAGATCAGCAGATCCTAGCCTATGCCGACCCTGACGATCTGGACGGTGATGGAATTTCGGGAGTTCCCAATTATGTCAATCCGCCTGATTACTTTGTCCCAAAGTGGTTTCACCGGGAGGTAAATGGCCGGTACATCGGGCGTTTTGGTAAAAAAGCGGCTGCTATTGATCTTCAACAGCAGACAGTCACCGCCTACAACCAGGACATGGGCATTACCTCCACTTTTGAGCCTGTTGATCCATTTTCAGGATTTACGGTCGATCCGGAGGTGAGTGACCAAACGATCAGAGATGTGGTTTTTTACCTCAGGACGCTCAAAGCCCCCATCCAGCGCTCCAGGGAAAACCAGCAGGTGATTCGAGGTAAAGCCTTATTCAATCAAATCCAATGTGGAGCTTGTCACATTCCTCAATGGACTACACCGTCATCGGATATTGCCTCCATTTCGAACAAAACATTTTACCCTTACACTGACCTCCTCCTGCACGACATGGGGGCTGGTCTGGATGATGGTGTAACGGAAGGCTCTGCCGAAACTTACGAATGGCGAACACCTTCCCTTTGGGGTTTGGGCCTTTCGCCGGTCTCACAGGGTGGAAGTTACTTCCTGATGCACGATGGCCGGGCAGGAAGCATTGAAGAAGCTATCCTGATGCATGGAGGGGAGGCCCTAAACAGCAAGGTGCAGTATGAAGCACTAATGCCAGTTGAGCAACAAGCATTGATCAAATTTCTGGAGTCCCTATAA
- a CDS encoding DUF4134 domain-containing protein, producing the protein MILGLFTIQAMAQDGIAGINEANRQVRSYFAAGTNLMYAVGALLGLIGAVKVYQKWNAGDPDTGKVAAAWFGSCVFLVVVATVIQSFFGV; encoded by the coding sequence ATGATACTCGGGCTGTTTACAATTCAGGCAATGGCACAGGACGGCATCGCCGGCATCAACGAAGCTAACAGGCAGGTCAGGAGCTACTTCGCTGCCGGCACCAACCTGATGTATGCAGTAGGTGCCTTGCTGGGACTTATTGGCGCAGTCAAAGTCTACCAGAAATGGAATGCTGGTGACCCGGACACCGGCAAAGTGGCGGCGGCCTGGTTTGGCAGTTGCGTATTCTTAGTCGTAGTAGCAACCGTAATCCAGTCATTCTTTGGGGTTTAG
- a CDS encoding DUF3703 domain-containing protein: MKFNITTPNGLKPHYQKELDAYRDKLGKWFLQEAWQHLERAHILGQPYPYQHSEVHWLMLRIGFKIKDWKEIRGQILRLFVGGVKSFVGKIPVGNTGGANVPPLLPMEIPADLEAIINQFKK, encoded by the coding sequence ATGAAATTTAACATCACCACGCCGAATGGCTTAAAGCCACATTATCAAAAAGAACTGGATGCATATCGGGATAAACTGGGGAAGTGGTTTTTACAGGAAGCTTGGCAGCATCTGGAGCGGGCCCACATCCTTGGTCAGCCCTATCCTTACCAGCACTCTGAAGTGCATTGGCTCATGCTTCGGATTGGTTTTAAAATCAAAGACTGGAAGGAAATACGGGGTCAGATTCTCAGGCTCTTTGTAGGCGGAGTAAAATCCTTTGTAGGGAAAATACCTGTAGGGAATACTGGGGGCGCCAATGTTCCGCCTCTCTTGCCTATGGAAATACCAGCAGATCTGGAGGCAATAATAAATCAGTTCAAAAAATAA
- a CDS encoding efflux RND transporter periplasmic adaptor subunit — translation MKNTFKYIKSISMVFLLGLTIASCGSKNEGTTEEHHEEGENTVELSQAQFEQAGIKIGNVEQRVIGSELRVNGVIDVPPQSNVSINMPYGGFVKYTEMLPGSKVKKGQLLVVIENPEFIQFQQDYLEGLANQEFLKAEYDRQKELFDEKVASGKAFQQAKSDFLANEARIKSMEERLKLIGFSIPKIKEGNVSTSVNIYSPVTGAVREVYTNVGKYINPQDVIMDITNSEDLHVELTVYENDIPRINEGQRIRFALANSPDEWREAEVFLIGSGVREDRSVTVHGHLKKMHEDLKPGMYVAARIETDSNEVLAAPEVSIVRFGGKQYVFSYAGKKTENGETVHDFEMLEVIKGYTEDGYTQISLADTTKDLSTIQLVTKGAFTLLAKAKNTEEEGEGHGH, via the coding sequence ATGAAAAATACATTCAAATACATCAAAAGCATCTCAATGGTTTTTCTCCTGGGATTGACCATTGCTTCCTGTGGTTCAAAAAACGAAGGAACAACAGAAGAGCACCACGAAGAAGGTGAAAATACTGTGGAACTTTCGCAGGCACAATTTGAGCAGGCGGGTATCAAAATAGGAAACGTGGAACAGCGGGTTATAGGCTCAGAACTTAGGGTCAACGGAGTGATTGACGTGCCTCCGCAAAGCAATGTTTCCATCAACATGCCCTATGGTGGCTTTGTGAAATACACTGAAATGCTACCAGGCAGCAAAGTGAAAAAAGGTCAGCTTTTGGTGGTGATTGAAAACCCGGAGTTCATCCAATTTCAGCAGGATTACCTGGAAGGCTTAGCCAACCAGGAATTTCTGAAAGCAGAATATGACCGTCAGAAGGAGTTATTTGATGAAAAGGTAGCCTCCGGCAAAGCCTTTCAACAGGCAAAAAGTGACTTTCTGGCCAATGAAGCTCGTATCAAAAGCATGGAGGAAAGGCTGAAATTAATCGGTTTCAGCATCCCCAAGATCAAAGAAGGTAACGTTTCTACGTCCGTCAATATTTATTCACCGGTAACAGGCGCTGTTCGTGAGGTGTACACCAACGTAGGCAAATACATCAACCCACAGGACGTCATCATGGACATTACCAACTCCGAAGACCTGCACGTGGAACTCACCGTTTATGAGAACGATATCCCACGGATCAATGAAGGTCAACGTATCCGTTTTGCCCTTGCAAATTCACCCGATGAGTGGCGTGAGGCCGAAGTATTCCTGATAGGTAGTGGGGTCAGGGAAGACCGTTCCGTAACCGTACACGGGCATTTGAAAAAGATGCATGAAGACCTGAAGCCGGGCATGTATGTAGCTGCCCGAATCGAAACCGACAGTAATGAAGTGCTTGCTGCTCCGGAAGTCTCTATTGTGCGGTTTGGCGGCAAACAGTACGTTTTTTCCTATGCGGGTAAGAAAACAGAGAACGGTGAAACCGTACACGATTTTGAAATGCTGGAAGTCATTAAAGGATATACTGAAGACGGCTATACCCAGATTTCGTTGGCAGATACAACGAAGGACTTGAGTACCATTCAACTGGTCACCAAAGGTGCTTTCACCTTGTTGGCTAAAGCCAAAAATACCGAAGAAGAAGGAGAAGGACACGGACATTAA
- a CDS encoding Rieske (2Fe-2S) protein, which produces MYRKKFLKTCGYGCLALLGGSTLLESCVGTKYLQVPFEGEFLTVPIDAFTYTNKKIQGFRKYIVIHNEQLQYPICVYRFSEAAYSALLMKCTHQGTELQVFGDRLQCPAHGSEFTNTGFVQNGPADSPLRTFPVRIESNTLKIDLK; this is translated from the coding sequence ATGTACCGGAAAAAATTTTTGAAAACATGCGGTTACGGTTGTCTTGCTCTTTTGGGAGGTTCCACTTTGCTGGAAAGCTGTGTGGGAACAAAATACCTTCAGGTACCATTTGAGGGAGAATTTTTAACCGTACCGATAGATGCTTTTACTTATACCAACAAAAAGATTCAGGGTTTTAGAAAATATATTGTCATTCATAATGAACAACTGCAATACCCGATTTGCGTTTACCGCTTCTCTGAAGCAGCATATTCCGCACTTCTGATGAAATGTACCCATCAGGGCACGGAACTTCAGGTATTTGGTGACCGCCTGCAATGCCCGGCTCACGGAAGTGAATTCACCAATACCGGATTCGTACAAAACGGCCCTGCAGACAGTCCCTTGCGAACCTTCCCGGTTCGGATCGAATCAAACACTTTAAAAATCGACTTAAAATGA